A portion of the Manihot esculenta cultivar AM560-2 chromosome 2, M.esculenta_v8, whole genome shotgun sequence genome contains these proteins:
- the LOC110609623 gene encoding exosome complex component RRP45B isoform X3, which translates to MDARLTNAWRMTVNEKKFIETALASDLRIDGRNPLEYRKITIKFGREDGSSEVQLGQTHVMGYVTSQLVQPYRDRPNEGSLSIFTEFSPMADPSFEPGRPGESAVELGRIIDRGLRESRAVDTESLCVLAGKLVWAIRIDLHILDNGGNLIDAANIAALAALLTFRKPECTLEGEDGQQVIVYPPEVKEPLPLIVHHLPIAVTFAFFNSEHTMVVDPNHNEEAIIRGRMTITVNANGDICAIQKAGGLGVTQSDIMRCLRLASRNAESITKKIKDA; encoded by the exons ATGGATGCTAGATTGACGAATGCATGGCGAATGACAGTGAATGAGAAGAAATTCATTGAGACTGCTTTGGCTTCGGACCTGAGGATCGACGGTCGTAATCCCCTTGAGTATCGTAAAATAACAATCAAGTTTGGCAG agaagatgggtcatCAGAGGTGCAGCTAGGCCAGACTCATGTAATGGGTTATGTGACAAGTCAATTAGTTCAACCTTATCGAGACCGGCCAAATGAAGGGTCACTTTCAATTTTTACAGAGTTCTCACCAATGGCTGATCCTTCATTTGAGCCAGGCCGTCCAGGAGAATCTGCGGTGGAGTTGGGAAGAATAATTGATCGTGGTCTAAG GGAGAGCAGGGCAGTGGATACAGAATCACTTTGTGTTCTCGCCGGGAAGTTGGTATGGGCCATCCGAATTGATCTTCACATCTTAGATAATGGGGG GAATCTTATTGATGCTGCCAATATTGCTGCTTTAGCTGCTCTCTTGACATTTCGGAAGCCAGAATGCACAttagaaggagaagatggtcaACAAGTGATAGTATATCCACCTGag GTGAAAGAACCACTCCCTTTGATAGTGCATCATCTTCCTATAGCAGTAACTTTTGCGTTTTTCAACAGTGAGCATACCATG GTGGTAGATCCGAACCATAATGAGGAGGCTATTATAAGGGGAAGAATGACTATTACAGTGAACGCAAATGGCGATATCTGTGCTATTCAGAAAGCTGGAGGATTGGGTGTGACACAGAGTGACATAATGCGTTGTTTGCGTCTTGCATCTAGGAATGCCGAGTCTATAACAAAGAAGATAAAAGATGCA TAA
- the LOC110608589 gene encoding F-box protein At4g18380 has product MSSLQEEDFFDGLPDPLLLLIFIKLKDAKSLIRCLSVSRRFASLVFQTDTVFLSISPHKPNSKSSHGLRINILRNIFFKLIAKPLQFFHHRIAPNKSPARNSGNLSYYSPSEVLKRFKDVQSLHIEVPSHVRKMGLEGNGSLLKWKAEFDAELKNCVVLGATSFQKSKHHSQNQREDIVERVLTDDELKLRVVWTISCLLDASARHWLLKEILSKHHRLENVTISDVNKQGKIYVGKDQICEMRNAVKLPEIGSSSERSRVPDLSMKLWYVPVLELPETGFLMKGATLVVIRPVDGEIRNNHNHGDLVGFDGDESEKKTFDEAVREMMKMRNNYVMTMSSF; this is encoded by the coding sequence ATGAGCTCTTTACAGGAAGAAGATTTCTTTGATGGTCTTCCAGACCCACTTCTTCTTCTCATCTTCATCAAGCTAAAAGATGCTAAATCTCTCATACGATGCCTCTCAGTCTCCCGTCGTTTTGCTTCTCTTGTCTTCCAAACTGACACAGTCTTTCTTTCCATCTCTCCTCACAAACCCAACTCAAAATCAAGCCATGGATTACGCATAAACATTTTGAGGAATATTTTCTTCAAGCTCATTGCCAAGCCACTCCAATTTTTTCACCATAGGATAGCTCCTAACAAGTCTCCTGCTAGGAACTCTGGTAATCTCTCATATTACTCTCCTAGTGAAGTTCTGAAGCGCTTCAAAGATGTTCAATCTCTGCACATAGAGGTTCCTTCTCATGTTAGGAAGATGGGTTTGGAGGGTAATGGTTCATTGCTTAAATGGAAGGCTGAGTTTGATGCTGAGCTCAAGAATTGTGTTGTTCTTGGCGCTACTTCTTTTCAAAAAAGCAAACACCATTCTCAAAACCAGAGAGAAGACATTGTAGAGCGAGTTTTAACTGATGATGAACTCAAGTTACGAGTTGTATGGACGATTTCTTGCTTGCTTGATGCATCTGCGAGGCATTGGTTGCTGAAGGAGATTCTATCAAAACATCACAGGCTTGAAAATGTGACTATAAGTGATGTAAATAAGCAAGGAAAGATCTATGTGGGAAAAGATCAGATTTGTGAAATGAGAAATGCAGTGAAGTTACCGGAAATAGGATCATCATCAGAGAGAAGCCGAGTTCCGGATTTGAGCATGAAGCTATGGTATGTGCCTGTACTGGAATTACCAGAAACAGGTTTCTTGATGAAGGGAGCAACACTTGTGGTGATTAGACCTGTTGATGGGGAGATCAgaaataatcataatcatggTGATTTGGTGGGTTTTGATGGAGATGAAAGTGAAAAAAAGACATTTGATGAAGCAGTGAGGGAGATGATGAAGATGAGAAACAACTATGTGATGACAATGAGCTCCTTTTGA
- the LOC110609623 gene encoding exosome complex component RRP45A isoform X1, whose translation MDARLTNAWRMTVNEKKFIETALASDLRIDGRNPLEYRKITIKFGREDGSSEVQLGQTHVMGYVTSQLVQPYRDRPNEGSLSIFTEFSPMADPSFEPGRPGESAVELGRIIDRGLRESRAVDTESLCVLAGKLVWAIRIDLHILDNGGNLIDAANIAALAALLTFRKPECTLEGEDGQQVIVYPPEVKEPLPLIVHHLPIAVTFAFFNSEHTMVVDPNHNEEAIIRGRMTITVNANGDICAIQKAGGLGVTQSDIMRCLRLASRNAESITKKIKDAVESYNTERALRKIKRLTTPVAVNVNVSGDVRELENNFFVHKGISELSRDKMERLKLESEERCTNQSNDIDGGLRSSEQGGTSRREGNATNFLGGPSSWDPYSKGVDSDALKASLALRGISAPNKQKGGGQKSTQAKEDKVPEDTKPATSATDASGTGPQMSGEKTLKDAVKPKNKRRKRHPPA comes from the exons ATGGATGCTAGATTGACGAATGCATGGCGAATGACAGTGAATGAGAAGAAATTCATTGAGACTGCTTTGGCTTCGGACCTGAGGATCGACGGTCGTAATCCCCTTGAGTATCGTAAAATAACAATCAAGTTTGGCAG agaagatgggtcatCAGAGGTGCAGCTAGGCCAGACTCATGTAATGGGTTATGTGACAAGTCAATTAGTTCAACCTTATCGAGACCGGCCAAATGAAGGGTCACTTTCAATTTTTACAGAGTTCTCACCAATGGCTGATCCTTCATTTGAGCCAGGCCGTCCAGGAGAATCTGCGGTGGAGTTGGGAAGAATAATTGATCGTGGTCTAAG GGAGAGCAGGGCAGTGGATACAGAATCACTTTGTGTTCTCGCCGGGAAGTTGGTATGGGCCATCCGAATTGATCTTCACATCTTAGATAATGGGGG GAATCTTATTGATGCTGCCAATATTGCTGCTTTAGCTGCTCTCTTGACATTTCGGAAGCCAGAATGCACAttagaaggagaagatggtcaACAAGTGATAGTATATCCACCTGag GTGAAAGAACCACTCCCTTTGATAGTGCATCATCTTCCTATAGCAGTAACTTTTGCGTTTTTCAACAGTGAGCATACCATG GTGGTAGATCCGAACCATAATGAGGAGGCTATTATAAGGGGAAGAATGACTATTACAGTGAACGCAAATGGCGATATCTGTGCTATTCAGAAAGCTGGAGGATTGGGTGTGACACAGAGTGACATAATGCGTTGTTTGCGTCTTGCATCTAGGAATGCCGAGTCTATAACAAAGAAGATAAAAGATGCA GTTGAGTCATACAACACAGAGAGAGCATTACGCAAGATCAAGCGCCTTACTACTCCTGTTGCTGTCAATGTTAACGTATCTGGTGATGTCAGAGAGCTTGAAAACAATTTTTTTGTGCACAAGGGCATTAGTGAGTTGTCAAGGGACaagatggagagattgaagcTAGAATCTGAGGAAAGATGCACCAATCAAAGTAATGACATTGATGGTGGTCTTAGGTCATCTGAACAAGGTGGAACTAGTCGTCGAGAGGGCAATGCTACAAATTTCCTTGGGGGCCCCTCAAGCTG GGATCCTTATTCAAAGGGTGTTGATTCAGATGCCCTGAAAGCTTCTCTAGCTTTACGTG GAATATCAGCACCCAATAAACAGAAAGGAGGTGGGCAAAAGAGCACTCAAGCCAAGGAAGATAAAGTACCTGAAGATACTAAACCAGCTACTTCAGCTACTGATGCATCTGGAACTGGGCCTCAAATGAGTGGGgagaaaactttgaaagatgCTGTAAAGCCTAAAAACAAGAGAAGAAAAAGGCATCCTCCAGCATGA
- the LOC110609623 gene encoding exosome complex component RRP45A isoform X2, whose protein sequence is MDARLTNAWRMTVNEKKFIETALASDLRIDGRNPLEYRKITIKFGREDGSSEVQLGQTHVMGYVTSQLVQPYRDRPNEGSLSIFTEFSPMADPSFEPGRPGESAVELGRIIDRGLRESRAVDTESLCVLAGKLVWAIRIDLHILDNGGNLIDAANIAALAALLTFRKPECTLEGEDGQQVIVYPPEVKEPLPLIVHHLPIAVTFAFFNSEHTMVVDPNHNEEAIIRGRMTITVNANGDICAIQKAGGLGVTQSDIMRCLRLASRNAESITKKIKDAVESYNTERALRKIKRLTTPVAVNVNVSGDVRELENNFFVHKGISELSRDKMERLKLESEERCTNQSNDIDGGLRSSEQGGTSRREGNATNFLGGPSSWNISTQ, encoded by the exons ATGGATGCTAGATTGACGAATGCATGGCGAATGACAGTGAATGAGAAGAAATTCATTGAGACTGCTTTGGCTTCGGACCTGAGGATCGACGGTCGTAATCCCCTTGAGTATCGTAAAATAACAATCAAGTTTGGCAG agaagatgggtcatCAGAGGTGCAGCTAGGCCAGACTCATGTAATGGGTTATGTGACAAGTCAATTAGTTCAACCTTATCGAGACCGGCCAAATGAAGGGTCACTTTCAATTTTTACAGAGTTCTCACCAATGGCTGATCCTTCATTTGAGCCAGGCCGTCCAGGAGAATCTGCGGTGGAGTTGGGAAGAATAATTGATCGTGGTCTAAG GGAGAGCAGGGCAGTGGATACAGAATCACTTTGTGTTCTCGCCGGGAAGTTGGTATGGGCCATCCGAATTGATCTTCACATCTTAGATAATGGGGG GAATCTTATTGATGCTGCCAATATTGCTGCTTTAGCTGCTCTCTTGACATTTCGGAAGCCAGAATGCACAttagaaggagaagatggtcaACAAGTGATAGTATATCCACCTGag GTGAAAGAACCACTCCCTTTGATAGTGCATCATCTTCCTATAGCAGTAACTTTTGCGTTTTTCAACAGTGAGCATACCATG GTGGTAGATCCGAACCATAATGAGGAGGCTATTATAAGGGGAAGAATGACTATTACAGTGAACGCAAATGGCGATATCTGTGCTATTCAGAAAGCTGGAGGATTGGGTGTGACACAGAGTGACATAATGCGTTGTTTGCGTCTTGCATCTAGGAATGCCGAGTCTATAACAAAGAAGATAAAAGATGCA GTTGAGTCATACAACACAGAGAGAGCATTACGCAAGATCAAGCGCCTTACTACTCCTGTTGCTGTCAATGTTAACGTATCTGGTGATGTCAGAGAGCTTGAAAACAATTTTTTTGTGCACAAGGGCATTAGTGAGTTGTCAAGGGACaagatggagagattgaagcTAGAATCTGAGGAAAGATGCACCAATCAAAGTAATGACATTGATGGTGGTCTTAGGTCATCTGAACAAGGTGGAACTAGTCGTCGAGAGGGCAATGCTACAAATTTCCTTGGGGGCCCCTCAAGCTG GAATATCAGCACCCAATAA